In Ostrea edulis chromosome 6, xbOstEdul1.1, whole genome shotgun sequence, a single window of DNA contains:
- the LOC125645902 gene encoding zinc finger protein ZFP2-like, protein MSVELRAPEQSKSRRKRKFCTPTRRVEPDELDLASEEEDVESYTYILDDDEQVISQDGFQNSADETTDHSSDGYTNGSSDLGDEVPSENNNVETFKVISQDAFPISNNGYIVPTNGTLPPGMHLVFVPDSAKEEFIKKSALCYDRYDRGLSKDSKPLQIQPVNGMNGFVMTKSDPLNKVPYDGLGAENTGKLNIQLAKGENACISMNPEYYDNQGNLNTDIAAALTGMASNYASNEEEEEEEEGSVTITCRSNEEAKNINTMIKKHCKFECNRCDKRFKRQFDLNAHMRSHDGQEPFSCSQCGQKFNYLHLYRKHMNQHNAEDKGTECQECGLKIRFKSHVKVHMRTHTGEKPYKCGVCGRAFAQSCILTTHMRTHTGEKPYTCDECGKGFGQASTLKIHKRTHSGDRPYKCTMCDKAFNQSGHLNLHIRTHTGHKPFKCELCGNMFNQRCHLRLHMKRHTGERPFRCEQCGKVFIQNCELVNHMQTHCEENQTFKCRVCDMEFTQRDQFNVHLRSHPRVLEDVKPFMCNVCGNAYAKQFDLFLHMKTHQDKAFECNICGKAYATHAILRMHMKNHKNSKFECIICGKSYKEKSDLEQHIKNHPQYDLDPEAQ, encoded by the exons ATGTCTGTAGAACTTCGAGCTCCAGAACAATCCAAATCCAGAAGAAAGAGAAAATTTTGCACCCCAACACGACGTGTAGAACCAGATGAACTTGACCTAGCTTCAGAGGAAGAGGATGTGGAGTCCTACACCTACATACTGGATGATGATGAGCAGGTGATATCTCAAGATGGCTTCCAAAATTCCGCTGATGAGACGACTGACCATTCCTCAGATGGATACACTAATGGCTCATCAGATCTTGGTGATGAAGTACCATCAGAAAATAATAATGTAGAAACGTTTAAAGTTATCTCACAAGATGCCTTTCCAATCTCAAACAATGGTTACATTGTTCCAACAAATGGCACTTTGCCCCCAGGCATGCACCTCGTTTTTGTTCCAGACAGTGCCAAGGAAGAGTTCATTAAGAAATCAGCACTGTGTTATGATAGGTACGACCGAGGCCTATCTAAAGATTCCAAACCTCTTCAGATACAGCCAGTCAATGGAATGAATGGGTTTGTGATGACCAAATCTGATCCACTGAACAAAGTGCCTTACGATGGCTTAGGTGCTGAGAACACTGGAAAACTGAACATTCAGTTAGCTAAAGGAGAAAATGCCTGCATTTCAATGAATCCGGAGTACTATGACAATCAAGGCAACCTTAATACGGACATAGCTGCAGCTCTGACAGGGATGGCCAGTAACTATGCAtctaatgaagaagaagaagaagaagaagaaggcaGTGTAACAATTACTTGTCGTTCAAACGAGGAGGCAAAGAATATTAACACAATGATCAAAAAGCATTGTAAATTTGAGTGCAATCGATGTGATAAGAGATTTAAAAGACAGTTCGACCTCAATGCTCACATGCGCTCCCATGATGGACAAGAGCCATTTTCATGTTCCCAGTGTGGACAGAAGTTCAATTACCTGCACTTGTACAGAAAGCACATGAACCAGCATAACGCGGAGGACAAGGGCACAGAATGCCAAGAATGCGGcctcaaaatacgcttcaagaGCCACGTCAAAGTCCATATGAGAACTCATACGGGAGAGAAACCTTACAAGTGTGGCGTCTGTGGGAGAGCGTTCGCACAGAGCTGTATACTCACAACTCATATGAGAACACACACAG GTGAAAAGCCGTACACCTGTGACGAATGTGGTAAAGGTTTTGGACAGGCAAGTACACTCAAGATTCACAAGCGAACACATTCGGGAGATCGCCCTTACAAGTGCACCATGTGTGACAAGGCATTCAACCAAAGTGGCCATTTAAATCTACATATCAGAACTCACACAGGACACAAACCATTTAAGTGTGAACTCTGTGGCAATATGTTCAATCAGCGATGTCATTTACGTTTGCATATGAAACGCCACACTGGGGAACGTCCATTCAGATGTGAACAGTGTGGCAAAGTTTTTATACAAAACTGCGAACTTGTCAATCACATGCAAACACACTGTGAAGAAAACCAAACCTTTAAATGCCGTGTTTGCGACATGGAATTTACTCAGAGAGATCAATTCAATGTGCACTTAAGGTCTCATCCTAGGGTTCTTGAAGATGTTAAGCCTTTCATGTGTAATGTATGTGGCAATGCTTATGCCAAACAATTCGATCTTTTCCTCCATATGAAAACTCACCAAGACAAGGCTTTTGAGTGTAATATCTGTGGTAAAGCTTATGCCACTCATGCAATTCTAAGAATGCAcatgaaaaatcacaaaaattcaaaatttgaatgcATTATATGTGGCAAATCATATAAGGAAAAATCAGATTTAGAACAACACATCAAAAATCACCCACAGTATGATTTAGACCCAGAAGCACAGTGA